From a region of the Daphnia magna isolate NIES linkage group LG1, ASM2063170v1.1, whole genome shotgun sequence genome:
- the LOC116920732 gene encoding UPF0545 protein C22orf39 homolog produces MSEGKEEPKPRTEYTDGKNIPNVWLVRPCESYKDEYTECASIRGRFHQYFIFGENSDCTQWKTDYENCMKYRLHNDIPALERVIQSESKRRYERLAPHYYNDVWKHRTSPPEDWNKPLPTKMQEEYKNTYLDHKAREYKASQT; encoded by the exons ATGTCTGAAGGAAAAGAGGAACCGAAACCTAGAACAGAGTATACTGATGGAAAAAATATTCCGAATGTTTGGTTG GTTCGGCCATGCGAGTCCTACAAAGATGAATATACAGAATGTGCATCGATTAGAGGGCGTTTTCACCAGTACTTTATATTTGGGGAAAACAGTGATTGCACACAGTGGAAGACAGATTATGAAAATTGCATGAAATATCGTCTTCATAATGACATCCCTGCATTG gaAAGAGTCATTCAAAGTGAATCGAAACGACGTTACGAAAGATTGGCCCCTCACTATTATAATGATGTTTGGAAGCACCGCACGAGCCCCCCGGAAGATTGGAACAAACCACTGCCAACGAAAATGCAAGAGGAATACAAAAACACCTATCTTGATCACAAAGCTCGTGAATATAAAGCATCCCAGACGTGA
- the LOC116918583 gene encoding uncharacterized protein LOC116918583 isoform X1 — MNVDEEGLRDVLRRVEDAEKKNFEFAVGTQMVEENILPMFSVEGLGTIPVPVTIKDVNRLKKVSEPTLCCKSSDGMMSGNKGKKASWQMDAGHIIRHGDIAEIFFRQTVPSLAAVGLQQLGLVENELPLVEVRPHSVLIIERGGCAPRHRDAECEPGTFGVMFLQIPVKNGYEGGILKVNHQKESRIFDNSQNSKRCFYTTIFFTGCEHELTEVKQGWRIVFTFSLVWKWTRSLFVPLPADASLLFAAKEIERILSPWRLPDDAQRRCLAIPLEHNYTVANLSFAGLKGRDRLTASLLRSVNFVDLHLASVRHRMKPPTSTISNTDNPLLQRVLKKEEYRTECWVSSHTDAPLAYQGLEIDFDSEVVYPLFSRLQTNWDDTESRNSTNHEEESSLDCIYCQAFLVVWPKTSTIDLACRSELLLFIGFMGALDLLECLARTLPAEEVLFVLGRTMTFCCANPQLVWCPSRKPSSPAGQVTYRLLQLCIDLDAIDQGLILLNLITDDLQTVRSKMLAKDQHDIATAEIEGLQTNEIAVTLAKLIALAGWDSCEEAIRRFLTPVRMAKQMEPLTVFVTSLISHGLHANAVYVANHLCPVLFASPLCWKSSTYNTAAEMVFRLEEWSESSNLLRVEGYLELARAIESTHLCQVIIYVHKKLSQFVKNIPGMKHFYQALSQILVERDFFSLRSVSEKGEPIVVNVFKCLLWLNDSAVLKAFLRQITMPTGRNNYCLQVVLASSAIWKVCLASEDGKNVLQMLIDSRLRELSLLKPPVFSWQQMEAEIPNCPEVEYFLRSHQLSTTFSRRFPTVNEARLWANEIFGFGFEVLASPDSQFFVNHRYSATVHVKKIAGGFAVCEITKNRRLFEYDVRQFELRQEEIAELIERRQMEIPHEPTARPQKRRKTTNQERIC; from the exons ATGAATGTGGATGAGGAAGGCTTGAGAGATGTTTTAAGAAGAGTTGAAGATGCTGAAAAGAAGAACTTTGAGTTTGCTGTTGGAACCCAAATGGTTGAAGAAAACATATTGCCCATGTTTAGCGTAGAAGGTTTGGGTACCATACCTGTGCCGGTAACAATTAAG GATGTTAATCGTTTGAAAAAAGTTAGTGAACCCACCCTTTGCTGCAAGAGTAGTGATGGAATGATGTCTGGCAACAAGGGGAAGAAAGCCAGCTGGCAAATGGATGCAGGTCATATTATTCGTCATGGCGACATCGCGGAGATATTTTTTCGTCAAACGGTACCATCTTTGGCTGCCGTTGGGCTGCAACAATTAGGTTTGGTTGAGAATGAGCTTCCTCTAGTAGAAGTCCGACCACATAGTGTTTTAATAATTGAACGTGGTGGATGCGCACCTCGCCATCGCGACGCTGAATGCGAACCAG GAACATTTGGCGTGATGTTCCTGCAAATCCCCGTAAAAAATGGCTATGAAGGTGGAATTTTAAAAGTGAATCATCAAAAAGAAAGTCGTATCTTTGATAATTCTCAAAACAGTAAACGTTGCTTTTATACTACCATTTTTTTCACTGGCTGCGAACACGAGTTAACCGAGGTGAAGCAGGGCTGGAGAATTGTCTTTACTTTCAGCCTTGTCTGGAAATGGACTCGCTCACTATTTGTGCCGTTACCAGCTGACGCGTCGCTCCTTTTCGCAGCTAAGGAGATCGAACGGATCCTGTCTCCTTGGCGCCTTCCCGATGACGCTCAGCGGAGATGCTTGGCCATCCCGTTAGAGCACAATTATACAGTTGCCAATCTTTCATTTGCCGGACTTAAAGGTCGTGATCGCCTGACAGCCAGTCTTCTCCGATCTGTCAACTTTGTAGATCTCCATTTGGCTAGCGTTCGCCATCGCATGAAGCCTCCTACAAGCACAATTTCGAACACGGACAATCCTTTATTACAAAGAGttttgaagaaagaagaatatcGTACCGAGTGTTGGGTTTCTTCTCACACGGACGCTCCTCTTGCGTACCAAGGTCTAGAAATCGATTTTGATTCGGAGGTGGTGTATCCTCTGTTTAGCCGTTTGCAAACCAACTGGGACGACACGGAATCTCGGAATTCAACGAACCACGAAGAGGAATCGTCATTGGATTGTATTTACTGCCAGGCGTTTCTAGTAGTTTGGCCGAAGACGAGCACTATTGATCTGGCTTGCCGAAGTG agttattattatttataggTTTCATGGGAGCCCTAGACTTGCTCGAATGTTTAGCAAGGACATTACCCGCAGAAGAAGTACTTTTTGTATTGGGTAGAACCATGACTTTCTGTTGTGCCAATCCCCAGCTTGTATGGTGTCCTAGTAGGAAACCGTCCTCACCGGCCGGCCAAGTAACGTATCGCCTGCTGCAACTTTGTATCGATTTAGATGCTATCGACCAGGGACTAATTCTGCTCAACTTGATTACCGACGATCTCCAGACTGTTAGAAGCAAAATGTTGGCGAAGGATCAGCATGATATTGCAACGGCAGAAATTGAAGGGCTACAGACTAATGAAATTGCTGTCACCTTAGCTAAACTTATTGCCCTGGCAGGCTGGGATTCCTGTGAAGAAGCCATTAGGCGTTTTCTCACTCCCGTGAGGATGGCTAAACAAATGGAACCGTTGACTGTCTTCGTAACGTCGTTGATCAGTCACGGACTTCACGCAAATGCTGTCTACGTAGCCAACCATCTCTGCCCGGTTTTATTTGCATCTCCACTTTGTTGGAAATCGTCGACGTATAACACAGCAGCTGAAATGGTGTTTCGGCTCGAAGAATGGAGTGAATCAAGTAATCTATTGCGCGTTGAAGGATATCTAGAACTGGCTCGAGCAATCGAATCCACACATCTTTGTCAAGTCATTATCTACGTTCATAAGAAGTTAAGTCAGTTTGTGAAAAATATTCCTGGAATGAAACATTTCTACCAAGCACTTAGCCAAATTTTGGTTGAACGGGATTTTTTCAGCCTTCGGTCCGTTTCAGAGAAAGGCGAACCAATCGTCGTCAATGTATTCAAGTGTTTGCTCTGGCTAAATGATTCCGCTGTTCTCAAAGCATTTCTAAGGCAAATTACAATGCCTACTGGACGAAACAATTATTGTTTGCAAGTAGTGCTGGCTTCCTCAGCCATATGGAAGGTATGTTTAGCTTCAGAAGATGGCAAGAATGTTTTGCAAATGTTGATAGACAGTCGACTTCGAGAGCTTAGCCTTTTGAAACCGCCAGTCTTTTCTTGGCAGCAAATGGAAGCTGAAATACCAAATTGTCCGGAAGTGGAATATTTTCTACGATCACATCAGCTTTCAACGACCTTTTCTCGAAGATTTCCCACCGTCAACGAAGCGCGTCTTTGGGCTAATGAAATATTTGGATTCGGCTTTGAAGTGCTCGCCAGCCCCGATAGTCAATTTTTTGTCAACCATCGTTATAGCGCAACTGTTCATGTCAAGAAGATTGCCGGTGGATTTGCTGTTTGCGAAATAACCAAAAACCGACGTCTTTTCGAGTATGATGTCCGTCAATTTGAACTAAGGCAGGAGGAGATTGCCGAATTGATTGAGCGACGCCAAATGGAGATCCCTCATGAACCGACCGCTCGCCCTCAAAAAAGA AGGAAGACAACGAATCAAGAAAGAATTTGCTGA
- the LOC116918583 gene encoding uncharacterized protein LOC116918583 isoform X2, which produces MNVDEEGLRDVLRRVEDAEKKNFEFAVGTQMVEENILPMFSVEGLGTIPVPVTIKDVNRLKKVSEPTLCCKSSDGMMSGNKGKKASWQMDAGHIIRHGDIAEIFFRQTVPSLAAVGLQQLGLVENELPLVEVRPHSVLIIERGGCAPRHRDAECEPGTFGVMFLQIPVKNGYEGGILKVNHQKESRIFDNSQNSKRCFYTTIFFTGCEHELTEVKQGWRIVFTFSLVWKWTRSLFVPLPADASLLFAAKEIERILSPWRLPDDAQRRCLAIPLEHNYTVANLSFAGLKGRDRLTASLLRSVNFVDLHLASVRHRMKPPTSTISNTDNPLLQRVLKKEEYRTECWVSSHTDAPLAYQGLEIDFDSEVVYPLFSRLQTNWDDTESRNSTNHEEESSLDCIYCQAFLVVWPKTSTIDLACRSGFMGALDLLECLARTLPAEEVLFVLGRTMTFCCANPQLVWCPSRKPSSPAGQVTYRLLQLCIDLDAIDQGLILLNLITDDLQTVRSKMLAKDQHDIATAEIEGLQTNEIAVTLAKLIALAGWDSCEEAIRRFLTPVRMAKQMEPLTVFVTSLISHGLHANAVYVANHLCPVLFASPLCWKSSTYNTAAEMVFRLEEWSESSNLLRVEGYLELARAIESTHLCQVIIYVHKKLSQFVKNIPGMKHFYQALSQILVERDFFSLRSVSEKGEPIVVNVFKCLLWLNDSAVLKAFLRQITMPTGRNNYCLQVVLASSAIWKVCLASEDGKNVLQMLIDSRLRELSLLKPPVFSWQQMEAEIPNCPEVEYFLRSHQLSTTFSRRFPTVNEARLWANEIFGFGFEVLASPDSQFFVNHRYSATVHVKKIAGGFAVCEITKNRRLFEYDVRQFELRQEEIAELIERRQMEIPHEPTARPQKRRKTTNQERIC; this is translated from the exons ATGAATGTGGATGAGGAAGGCTTGAGAGATGTTTTAAGAAGAGTTGAAGATGCTGAAAAGAAGAACTTTGAGTTTGCTGTTGGAACCCAAATGGTTGAAGAAAACATATTGCCCATGTTTAGCGTAGAAGGTTTGGGTACCATACCTGTGCCGGTAACAATTAAG GATGTTAATCGTTTGAAAAAAGTTAGTGAACCCACCCTTTGCTGCAAGAGTAGTGATGGAATGATGTCTGGCAACAAGGGGAAGAAAGCCAGCTGGCAAATGGATGCAGGTCATATTATTCGTCATGGCGACATCGCGGAGATATTTTTTCGTCAAACGGTACCATCTTTGGCTGCCGTTGGGCTGCAACAATTAGGTTTGGTTGAGAATGAGCTTCCTCTAGTAGAAGTCCGACCACATAGTGTTTTAATAATTGAACGTGGTGGATGCGCACCTCGCCATCGCGACGCTGAATGCGAACCAG GAACATTTGGCGTGATGTTCCTGCAAATCCCCGTAAAAAATGGCTATGAAGGTGGAATTTTAAAAGTGAATCATCAAAAAGAAAGTCGTATCTTTGATAATTCTCAAAACAGTAAACGTTGCTTTTATACTACCATTTTTTTCACTGGCTGCGAACACGAGTTAACCGAGGTGAAGCAGGGCTGGAGAATTGTCTTTACTTTCAGCCTTGTCTGGAAATGGACTCGCTCACTATTTGTGCCGTTACCAGCTGACGCGTCGCTCCTTTTCGCAGCTAAGGAGATCGAACGGATCCTGTCTCCTTGGCGCCTTCCCGATGACGCTCAGCGGAGATGCTTGGCCATCCCGTTAGAGCACAATTATACAGTTGCCAATCTTTCATTTGCCGGACTTAAAGGTCGTGATCGCCTGACAGCCAGTCTTCTCCGATCTGTCAACTTTGTAGATCTCCATTTGGCTAGCGTTCGCCATCGCATGAAGCCTCCTACAAGCACAATTTCGAACACGGACAATCCTTTATTACAAAGAGttttgaagaaagaagaatatcGTACCGAGTGTTGGGTTTCTTCTCACACGGACGCTCCTCTTGCGTACCAAGGTCTAGAAATCGATTTTGATTCGGAGGTGGTGTATCCTCTGTTTAGCCGTTTGCAAACCAACTGGGACGACACGGAATCTCGGAATTCAACGAACCACGAAGAGGAATCGTCATTGGATTGTATTTACTGCCAGGCGTTTCTAGTAGTTTGGCCGAAGACGAGCACTATTGATCTGGCTTGCCGAAGTG gTTTCATGGGAGCCCTAGACTTGCTCGAATGTTTAGCAAGGACATTACCCGCAGAAGAAGTACTTTTTGTATTGGGTAGAACCATGACTTTCTGTTGTGCCAATCCCCAGCTTGTATGGTGTCCTAGTAGGAAACCGTCCTCACCGGCCGGCCAAGTAACGTATCGCCTGCTGCAACTTTGTATCGATTTAGATGCTATCGACCAGGGACTAATTCTGCTCAACTTGATTACCGACGATCTCCAGACTGTTAGAAGCAAAATGTTGGCGAAGGATCAGCATGATATTGCAACGGCAGAAATTGAAGGGCTACAGACTAATGAAATTGCTGTCACCTTAGCTAAACTTATTGCCCTGGCAGGCTGGGATTCCTGTGAAGAAGCCATTAGGCGTTTTCTCACTCCCGTGAGGATGGCTAAACAAATGGAACCGTTGACTGTCTTCGTAACGTCGTTGATCAGTCACGGACTTCACGCAAATGCTGTCTACGTAGCCAACCATCTCTGCCCGGTTTTATTTGCATCTCCACTTTGTTGGAAATCGTCGACGTATAACACAGCAGCTGAAATGGTGTTTCGGCTCGAAGAATGGAGTGAATCAAGTAATCTATTGCGCGTTGAAGGATATCTAGAACTGGCTCGAGCAATCGAATCCACACATCTTTGTCAAGTCATTATCTACGTTCATAAGAAGTTAAGTCAGTTTGTGAAAAATATTCCTGGAATGAAACATTTCTACCAAGCACTTAGCCAAATTTTGGTTGAACGGGATTTTTTCAGCCTTCGGTCCGTTTCAGAGAAAGGCGAACCAATCGTCGTCAATGTATTCAAGTGTTTGCTCTGGCTAAATGATTCCGCTGTTCTCAAAGCATTTCTAAGGCAAATTACAATGCCTACTGGACGAAACAATTATTGTTTGCAAGTAGTGCTGGCTTCCTCAGCCATATGGAAGGTATGTTTAGCTTCAGAAGATGGCAAGAATGTTTTGCAAATGTTGATAGACAGTCGACTTCGAGAGCTTAGCCTTTTGAAACCGCCAGTCTTTTCTTGGCAGCAAATGGAAGCTGAAATACCAAATTGTCCGGAAGTGGAATATTTTCTACGATCACATCAGCTTTCAACGACCTTTTCTCGAAGATTTCCCACCGTCAACGAAGCGCGTCTTTGGGCTAATGAAATATTTGGATTCGGCTTTGAAGTGCTCGCCAGCCCCGATAGTCAATTTTTTGTCAACCATCGTTATAGCGCAACTGTTCATGTCAAGAAGATTGCCGGTGGATTTGCTGTTTGCGAAATAACCAAAAACCGACGTCTTTTCGAGTATGATGTCCGTCAATTTGAACTAAGGCAGGAGGAGATTGCCGAATTGATTGAGCGACGCCAAATGGAGATCCCTCATGAACCGACCGCTCGCCCTCAAAAAAGA AGGAAGACAACGAATCAAGAAAGAATTTGCTGA